A single window of Poecilia reticulata strain Guanapo linkage group LG10, Guppy_female_1.0+MT, whole genome shotgun sequence DNA harbors:
- the LOC103471347 gene encoding zinc finger and SCAN domain-containing protein 32-like, translating into MESVRSAFHAQLATVMDSLLAAAVCEIAKIFESSLCEQQAELAQKTEEISVLRCRLEKVERRHKVKGGGTEEGEPSSGDGEGSLRQQIPTGSALSVGKDPCPSKAEEILYILKEEVTGQEGAAIKHEHLRLRSGAVQAQNGNVCISHPDHCSPKSESSLLPAGEWLPGLNATRGAASGLDQLQADGTDCSAAAGSSIGNNASSFPRGFRSDETSNEDDDASFAYLDQESENQNSDQSPGEKETQTDLTPASSGESWRTRDDRGARGHINHTRRVANFTTRDPLRPQSNSQLLAARQTNTHNHPVTPSGGGGRPYSCPYCTKCFTYPSHQRRHLLRHTGVRLHPCQFCDKSFLTPSELTVHTRTHTGERPFGCAQCGKRFARSGNLRAHQRDVHMGKRPFGCVECGKRFAHRGNLRVHNHRVHQGDPYYSDGQPEPDIGQSPI; encoded by the exons ATGGAGTCTGTGAGGAGCGCTTTTCACGCTCAGCTGGCCACCGTCATGGACTCTCTGCTTGCTGCCGCCGTGTGCGAGATCGCCAAGATCTTCGAGAGCAGCCTGTGCGAACAGCAGGCGGAGCTGGCTCAGAAAACCGAGGAGATCTCCGTGCTCCGCTGCAGGCTGGAGAAGGTGGAGAGGAGGCACAAAGTTAAGGGTGGAGGCACCGAGGAGGGAGAGCCGTCATCAGGAGACGGAGAGGGTAGCCTGAGGCAACAGATCCCGACAGGATCAG CACTGAGTGTGGGGAAGGATCCATGTCCAtcgaaagcagaggaaatactCTACATACTAAAGGAAGAGGTCACAGGTCAGGAAGGAGCTGCCATAAAACATGAG CATCTTAGATTACGGTCTGGTGCAGTCCAAGCCCAAAATGGAAACGTGTGCATCTCCCATCCTGACCACTGCTCTCCCAAGTCTGAATCCAGTCTACTTCCAGCAGGTGAGTGGTTACCTGGACTGAACGCCACTCGAGGTGCTGCGTCAGGTCTGGACCAGCTGCAGGCAGACGGCACTGACTGCTCCGCCGCAGCCGGCAGCAGCATCGGCAACAACGCGTCTTCCTTCCCRCGCGGTTTTAGATCAGACGAGACCAGCAACGAAGACGACGACGCCTCGTTTGCTTATCTGGACCAGGAGTCCGAGAACCAGAACTCAGATCAGAGTCCGGGAGAAAAGGAGACTCAGACAGATCTCACTCCAGCCTCGTCTGGTGAATCATGGCGAACAAGAGACGACAGAGGTGCAAGAGGCCACATCAATCACACACGGCGAGTTGCTAATTTTACTACCAGAGATCCTCTGCGACCACAGTCCAACTCCCAGCTGCTCGCAGCGCGACAGACCAACACTCACAATCATCCTGTAACTCCCAGTGGAGGTGGCGGACGCCCTTACTCCTGCCCCTACTGCACCAAGTGTTTCACCTACCCTTCCCATCAGCGCAGGCACCTTCTACGGCACACCGGAGTCAGACTGCATCCCTGTCAGTTCTGCGACAAGAGCTTCCTCACGCCGTCAGAGCTCACCGTTCACACTCGCACGCATACGGGCGAGCGTCCCTTCGGCTGCGCTCAGTGCGGCAAACGCTTCGCCCGCAGCGGCAACCTGAGAGCCCACCAGCGAGATGTTCACATGGGAAAGAGGCCCTTTGGTTGCGTCGAGTGTGGGAAAAGATTTGCCCACAGAGGAAACCTGAGGGTTCACAATCATAGAGTCCATCAAGGGGATCCGTACTACTCTGACGGTCAGCCGGAGCCTGACATAGGCCAGAGTCCTATTTAA